In Toxoplasma gondii ME49 chromosome X, whole genome shotgun sequence, a single genomic region encodes these proteins:
- a CDS encoding EF hand domain-containing protein (encoded by transcript TGME49_227800), with protein sequence MPEREKGLLSFPIMAGAFSSPPFPSVGFDFASSGQALPVHASSPPQGPHASQPFPSSSFGMELASSALPVFSSSPGGPGDVSSSFLPALASTGGPDPASLLASSSLGSAAAAPASPAFFSAAGSALPAETSLFASQQPLFPSASPSSAQQRLVLTPQEVETYMHLWRAAGGFGPDASAPVLEGSVAAAFLESSGLDRALLHEIWRLADAKNTGNLDVESFACACRLVAHAQNGMPVSAEAISVEPAALPQFARASLQTSTLPSTASGVNPEAGPFAGVSDLSLGIGPAGVDGGAAPENAALFGSTLTGSVSSPTSGDRSDALYVGTPEEYRRYAQVFADTDGNHDGYVEGGDARNVFTSSLLPDADLAAIWALADVDCDGRLTLHEFLLAMTLIGKRKKGGLPIPAALPAALFQSVQAFQSSGGAGAEGGAGSFFGDTGTLGPSGLATAPAGGLGAGLEPTAPALLDGPAGDGGGSWSSFGLEGQPGGFDKESEGLGALSLSPREQETVSKREKKKASSSRGGSRSRQARDSEEERGQKKAESGDEETSLSFGDRVSAAKEKRSEGEGGAGRGKKEKKKSRRSEETLFDHGKTDSDSERRALPSPADLREERRKRKDEETLEAKWLARRRERVSSKRAAAGAGLPEESEEERTLALLESVVETDKRLSDILRADVDGDAEEIEEVRELRILLEAELLAEKKELARQIDRKRDFALQLEDEKVKLEQLKEERKKIEFERIGIERDLSHYVEELLFLRGQVDDMQRDIDALHQANQTLVATHRHQQIQAQNLHATRLQAQEQLRGEREALQKEEREIAELKALLSRMRREKSEAQSRNAVLHERLRQADQDKSVQFASLDAARLQAAAVRDERMQILQQKQQIVSDLNQLAQQTVLELQRPSARTALAGSAPVEGRAAPVRRDAKGVPAGAGPANANLVLSSSRPIESSSPSHWTLFSSVPARPASTFPSSGRPLALPLQGVRGPEAERRGMSSFSEYKLREATESGRLPHVAPFSAAHAVASDGSAPNAAGLDAYGEAPFYGVLKPRSLHAGGRREASAVARDLETRGVEGILGIESVKSDGDRNYSRHTSGELDRRRHTDLHWSSVGHSRAGAGVSRRGLSEAGAHDERGHSPGSFGSEGGSHSGAFLSYEGSRMEEERTGSGHDRSVESSGSPDRSEKKAEKRSDEKKTRGSSSGRHGKSKKKHEESRQRNSVDDGSFGADFRSSSDEKREYQRQDERGKKEFGNESFGGDDPILSGLDTPSFGARPVAGLRGLAAASL encoded by the exons ATGCCCGAGCGGGAGAAaggtctcctttctttccctATCATGGCAGGTGCGTTTTCGTCCCCGCCCTTCCCTTCTGTTGGGTTTGACTTTGCTTCCTCAGGCCAGGCGTtgcctgtgcatgcgtcttcccCGCCTCAGGGGCCGCATGCATCTCagccgtttccttcttcgtccttcggCATGGAGCTCGCGTCCTCTGCTCTACcggtcttctcctcctcgccggGAGGGCCAGGGgatgtctcttcttccttcctccctgcTCTCGCTTCGACCGGCGGACCCGACCCCGCCAGCCTCCTCgcgagttcttctctcggctcCGCAGCGGCCgcgcctgcgtcgcctgcctTTTTCTCAGCTGCCGGCTCTGCCCTGCCCGCCGAGACCTCGCTCTTTGCCTCGCAACagcctctcttcccctctgctTCCCCCTCGTCGGCTCAGCAGCGCCTGGTCCTCACGCCCCAAGAGGTCGAAACCTACATGCATCTGTGGCGCGCGGCCGGAGGCTTCGGACCCGATGCTTCTGCTCCCGTTCTCGAGGGATCTGTCGCCGCGGCCTTCCTCGAGAGCTCCGGTCTCGACCGCGCCCTCCTGCACGAAATCTGGCGCCTGGCGGACGCAAAAAACACTGGAAACCTCGATGTCGAGagctttgcatgcgcatgcagactcgtcgcgcatgcgcagaacGGCATGCCCGTGTCCGCGGAGGCGATCTCTGTCGAACCTGCGGCGCTCCCTCAGTTCGCCAGGGCCTCGCTGCAAACATCCACGCTTCCCTCCACAGCGAGTGGAGTGAATCCTGAAGCCGGACCCTTTGCAGGTGTCTCCGACCTGTCTCTCGGGATCGGGCCCGCCGGCGTTGACGGCGGTGCCGCTCCCGAAAACGCCGCCCTCTTCGGCTCGACGCTTACCGGCTCCGTCTCGAGCCCAACTAGCGGCGACCGTAGTGACGCGCTGTACGTGGGGACTCCTGAGGAGTACAGGCGATACGCGCAAGTTTTCGCAGACACCGATGGAAACCACGACGGCTACGTGGAGGGGGGTGATGCCCGGAACGTTTTTACatcttcgctgcttcccgACGCGGACTTGGCCGCCATCTGGGCCCTCGCCGACGTCGACTGTGACGGCCGCCTCACCCTCCATGAGTTTCTTCTTGCGATGACTTTGAttggaaaaaggaagaagggaggccTCCCCATCCCCGCGGCGCTCCCCGCCGCTCTTTTCCAGTCCGTCCAGGCTTTCCAGAGTTCCGGGGGCGCGGGGGCCGAGGGCGGTGCCGGGTCCTTCTTCGGAGACACGGGGACACTTGGCCCCTCGGGCCTCGCGACCGCGCCCGCAGGGGGCCTGGGCGCGGGATTGGAGCCCACGGCGCCGGCGCTGCTGGACGGGCCCGCGGGAGACGGCGGCGGGTCCTGGAGTTCCTTCGGACTCGAGGGGCAGCCGGGCGGCTTCGACAAAGAAAGCGAGGGCCTCGGggccctgtctctgtctccgcgcgaacaagagactgtctccaagcgagagaagaagaaggcctcCAGCTCCCGCGGCGGCTCCAGAAGCCGGCAGGCCCGGgacagcgaggaggaacggggacagaagaaggcggagagcggagacgaggagacatcTTTGTCGTTCGGAGACCGAGTGAGTGCAGCAAAGGAGAagcgcagcgaaggcgaaggcggcgctggccgcgggaagaaggagaagaagaagagtcgacGGTCAGAAGAGACCCTCTTCGATCACGGAAAAACCGACTCGGACTCCGAACGCCGCGCCCTCCCGTCCCCCGCGGACCTCCgggaggaacggagaaaacgcaaagacgaagaaactcTTGAGGCGAAGTGGCTAGCCAGACGGAGggaacgcgtttcttccaAACGCGCAGCCGCGGGTGCGGGCCTCCCTGAGGAAtcggaggaagagcggactctcgcgcttcttgaAAGCGTCGTCGAG ACCGACAAGCGTCTGTCGGACATTCTCCGCGCGGACGTCGATGGCGACGCCGAAGAAATCGAGGAAGTCCGCGAACTCCGCATTTTGCTCGAGGCAGAGCTGctcgcagagaagaaggagctcGCGCGCCAAATCGACCGAAAAAGAGACTTTGCTCTCCAActcgaagacgaaaaagtcAAACTCGAACAACTAAAGGAGGAACGGAAAAAG ATTGAGTTCGAGCGAATTGGCATCGAGAGAGATCTTTCCCACTACGTCGAGgagcttctgtttcttcgcggTCAAGTGGAtgacatgcagagagacatcgACGCTCTTCACCAGGCGAATCAGACGCTCGTCGCCACACATCGCCATCAGCAAATTCAGGCCCAGAATCTCCACGCCACTCGACT GCAAGCGCAGGAACAGCTGAGGGGCGAACGCGAAGCACTacaaaaagaagaacgcgaaatTGCCGAGTtgaag gCGCTGTTAAGTCGcatgcgaagagagaagagtgaggcGCAGTCGAGGAACGCCGTGCTCCACGAACGCCTTCGGCAG gcCGACCAAGATAAGTCCGTCCAATTCGCATCCCTGGACGCTGCGCGCCTCCAAGCTGCCGCTGTGAGAGacgagcgcatgcaaatTCTGCAGCAGAAGCAACAAATTGTCTCCGACTTGAATCAGCTGGCGCAG CAAACAGTTCTCGAGCTCCAAAGGCCGTCGGCGCGGACGGCCTTGGCAGGCTCAGCCCCCGTCGAAGGCAGGGCCGCGCCTGTGAGGCGCGATGCGAAGGGCGTCCCTGCAGGAGCAGGCCCCGCAAATGCCAatctcgttctctccagttctcgtCCTATCGAG TCGTCCAGTCCGTCGCACTGGACTTTGTTTTCGTCAGTCCCGGCGCGTCCTGCGTCGACCTTTCCCTCGTCTGGCCGACCTCTCGCGTTGCCTCTGCAGGGCGTGAGAGGCCCCGAGGCCGAACGTCGAGgcatgtcttctttctcggagTACAAActcagagaggcgacagagagcggcCGGCTGCCTCACGTCGCGCCGTTCTctgcggcgcatgcagttgcttCTGATGGTTCTGCGCCGAACGCCGCCGGTCTCGACGCTTACGGAGAGGCGCCTTTCTATGGAGTTCTCAAGCCCaggagtctgcatgcaggcggtCGTCGCGAAGCCAGCGCCGTGGCGAGAGACCTAGAAACTCGAGGAGTGGAGGGGATCCTCGGCATTGAAAGTGTGAAgtccgacggagacagaaactaTTCTCGACAT ACTAGCGGCGAGTTGGACCGTAGGCGCCATACCGATCTTCACTGGTCCTCTGTGGGTCACTCGAGAGCAGGGGCAGGCGTCTCGCGTCGAGGTCTCAGCGAAGCAG GGGCGCACGACGAAAGAGGCCATAGTCCAGGATCTTTCGGGAGTGAAGGCGGATCGCATTCAGGAGCGTTTCTTTCCTACGAAGGAAGTCGcatggaagaagagcgaacagGAAGTGGACACGACCGAAGTGTAGAGTCCTCAGGCAGTCCTGACCgttcagagaagaaggcggaaaagagaagcgacgaaaagaaaacgcgcggATCGTCTTCGGGGCGTCATGGCAAATCGAAGAAAAAGCATGAAGAA TCGCGTCAGAGAAATTCCGTCGACGACGGAAGTTTCGGGGCCGACTTCCGATCTTCTTCAgatgagaagagagaataccagagacaagacgaaaGAGGGAAAAAGGAATTCGGAAACGAAAGCTTCGGTGGCGACGATCCTATTCTTTCGG GTCTCGACACCCCATCCTTCGGGGCGCGGCCCGTCGCGGGTTTACGCGGTCttgctgcagcttctctctga
- a CDS encoding glycosyltransferase, group 1 family protein (encoded by transcript TGME49_227790): protein MATRGEALSSEGDENIEQSQGHRGTHADRPKCTIVHLDLGIGGAEHLIVLAALAMQGRDSTSERADSRGQQKAEENGSRADDGYDVEVITTRHDRNRCFPATVDGRLKVFEYGHFLPRSIFGKAVAFCSLLRMLWLVLVIFVTGRWRRNVIINDQVAAVNPLLSFFCEKLVFYAHFPDLLLVQRTPHSPGFFAALKKLYRVVMDGIEEATTGKCDLLLFNSRFTEQTFRRTFPSLRFPPHTVLYPPVDTAGADAFRRRFSRDACIASLKALPEFKNFDFSVPFVFSLNRYEKKKDLPLAIHAVAHARRHDAAGAPLNLVMAGGFCSQLPENGEVFADLLRLARMQSELDVLWPAAASEQGSSGASEITERTQVLFLKNISEETRQSLMALALCLVYTPFEEHFGMVPLEANALGCPVVASNSGGPRESILHGKTRKGVAAARSSLALHSEMRPGISVRTRRG from the exons ATGGCGACGCGCGGGGAAGCTCTGTCATCTGAGGGCGACGAGAACATCGAGCAGAGCCAGGGTCACCgaggaacgcatgcagaccgTCCAAAGTGCACCATCGTCCACTTGGACCTGGGCATTGGGGGGGCAGAGCACCTCATAGTTCTTGCGGCTCTCGCCATGCAGGGCAGAGACTCGACGAGCGAAAGAGCAGACTCTCGAGGACAACAAaaggcggaagaaaacggcTCGCGAGCAGACGACGGCTACGATGTCGAAGTCATTACCACGCGTCACGACAGAAATCGATGCTTCCCTGCTACAGTCGATG GCCGGCTGAAAGTCTTTGAGTATGGCCATTTTCTGCCGCGAAGCATTTTCGGGAAGGCTGTCGCGTTCTGCTCACTCCTTCGCATGCTCTGGCTTGTCCTCGTCATCTTTGTCACAG GCCGGTGGAGACGAAACGTAATCATTAATGATCAAGTCGCAGCTGTGAATCCCCtgctctcgtttttctgtgaaaAG CTCGTCTTCTACGCGCACTTCCCGGATTTGCTCCTCGTGCAGAGAACTCCGCATTCTCCCGGTTTCTTCGCAGCGCTCAAGAAGCTGTACCGCGTCGTTATGGACGGCAttgaagaagcgacgacgg gGAAGTGtgaccttcttctcttcaactCGCGCTTCACGGAGCAAACGTTTCGCCGCACGTTTCCGTCCCTGAG GTTCCCCCCACACACAGTGCTCTATCCCCCGGTTGACACCGCTGGCGCAGATGCCTTTCGTCGCCGCTTTTCGcgcgatgcatgcatcgcctCGCTCAAGGCCCTCCCAGAGTTCAAAAA CTTCGACTTTTCGgtccccttcgtcttctcacTGAATCGctacgagaagaagaaagacctCCCGTTAGCCATCCACGCggtggcgcatgcacgccGGCACGACGCCGCGGGCGCGCCTCTCAACCTCGTCATGGCAG GAGGCTTCTGCAGCCAGCTGCCGGAGAACGGCGAGGTTTTTGCAGACTTGCTTCGTCtcgcacgcatgcagtcggagCTCGATGTCCTTTGGCCTGCCGCTGCGTCGGAGCAGGGATCGTCCGGGGCATCGGAAATCACGGAACGCACACAGGTCTTGTTCCTGAAAAACatcagcgaggagacgcgccagAGCCTCATGgccctcgctctctgtctcgtgtACACGCCGTTCGAAGAACATTTTGGCATg GTGCCTTTGGAGGCGAACGCGCTCGGATGCCCAGTCGTTGCCTCCAATTCGGGGGGTCCTCGAGAGAGCATTCTTCATGGAAAGACG CGAAAGGGCGTCGCCGCTGCccggtcttctctcgccttgcaTTCTGAGATGCGACCGG GGATTTCTGTGCGAACACGACGCGGGTAG